The stretch of DNA GCTGAACCGTCAGGCGAAGACATCAGTGACATCGTGAAGAGGGAATGTGGCCGTTGGGGCAGCGAAAGCTGTCAACCCTGGCGGTCATGTTCGGCAAGCATACGGTGATTGGATCGGAAACGATCTGATCACTGGTCTTTTTGTGACCGTGTCAGATTTTTGGGCAGGATCCTGCGGGGTTCTAGTCCCAAAAAAACGGACATCGATCACGAGAGCGATCAAGTGCCTTAAGAGCATTCGGTGGATGCCTTGGCGCTGAGAGGCGATGAAGGACGTGGTACGCTGCGATAAGCCTTGGGGAGCTGCGAACGAGCTTTGATCCAGGGATTTCCGAATGGGGAAACCCACCTTCGACCTTCCGTATTGCGGGACCAGGCGCGAGCCTGGTTCCTCACTACGGTTGGTCACATGAAGGTATCAAATCCTGAATCCATAGGGGTTTGAAGCGAACCCGGGGAACTGAAACATCTCAGTACCCGGAGGAAAGGACATCAACGAGACTCCGTCAGTAGTGGCGAGCGAACGCGGATCAGGCCAGTGCCTGTGTTGAGTTTACCGGAACGGTCTGGAAAGGCCGGCGCGATGGGTGACAGCCCCGTACGGGACGGACGATACACAGGACTCGAGTAGGGCGGGACACGTGAAATCCTGTCTGAACATGGGGGGACCACCCTCCAAGCCTAAGTACTCCTCAGCGACCGATAGCGAACCAGTACCGTGAGGGAAAGGTGAAAAGCACCCCGACGAGGGGAGTGAAACAGCACCTGAAACCGGATGCTTACAAACAGTGGGAGCCCAAGGTTCGTCCTGGGTGACCGCGTACCTTTTGTATAATGGGTCAGCGACTTAAAGTTACGAGCGAGCTTAAGCCGATAGGTGGAGGCGCAGCGAAAGCGAGTCTGAACAGGGCGTTCAGTTCGTGGCTTTAGACCCGAAACCGAGTGATCTAGCCATGTGCAGGATGAAGGTGGGGTAACACCCACTGGAGGTCCGAACCAGTGCCCGTTGAAAAGGTCTTGGATGACGTGTGGCTAGGGGTGAAAGGCCAATCAAACTCGGAAATAGCTGGTTCTCCGCGAAAGCTATTTAGGTAGCGCCTCGAGTGAATACCTCACGGGGTAGAGCACTGGATGGGCTAGGGCCGCCCACAGCGGTACCAAACCCAACCAAACTCCGAATACGTGAGAGTACTGCTCGGGAGACACACGGCGGGTGCTAACGTCCGTCGTGGAGAGGGAAACAACCCTGACCGACAGCTAAGGCCCCCAATTCGTGGCTAAGTGGGAAAGGATGTGGGACTCCCAAAACAACCAGGAGGTTGGCTTAGAAGCAGCCATCCTTTAAAGAAAGCGTAACAGCTCACTGGTCTAAATAAGGGGTCCTGCGCCGAAAATGTAACGGGGCTCAAGCCACGAGCCGAAGCTTCGGATTCATACCGCAAGGTGTGAGTGGTAGCGGAGCGTTCCCTAGGCCTGTGAAGCGGCACCTGTGAGGGGCCGTGGAGGTATGGGAAGTGCGAATGCTGACATGAGTAACGACAAAGAGTGTGAAAGACACTCTCGCCGAAAGTCCAAGGGTTCCTGCGTAAAGTTAATCTGCGCAGGGTTAGCCGGCCCCTAAGGCGAGGCCGAAAGGCGTAGTCGATGGGAACGGGGCGAACATTCCCCGGCCAGCGGATGGTGACGGATGCCGTGTATCGTTTGACCTTATCGGATTGGTCAGGCGGTGAAGGGGTCCCAGGAAATAGCCTCCGCGTGAGACCGTACCCGAAACCGACACAGGTGGACTGGTAGAGTATACCAAGGCGCTTGAGAGAACGATGCTGAAGGAACTCGGCAATTTGCCTCCGTAACTTCGGGATAAGGAGGCCTCTGTCTTGGGCAACCAGGGCAGAGGGGCACAGACCAGGGGGTGGCGACTGTTTATCTAAAACACAGGGCTCTGCGAAGTCTGTAAGACGACGTATAGGGCCTGACGCCTGCCCGGTGCCGGAAGGTTAAGAGGAGAGGTGAGAGCTTTGAATCGAAGCCCCGGTAAACGGCGGCCGTAACTATAACGGTCCTAAGGTAGCGAAATTCCTTGTCGGGTAAGTTCCGACCTGCACGAATGGCGTAACGATCTCCCCGCTGTCTCCAGCATCGGCTCAGTGAAATTGAATTCCCCGTGAAGATGCGGGGTTCCTGCGGTCAGACGGAAAGACCCCGTGCACCTTTACTGTAGCTTTGCGCTGGCCTTCGTGTCGGCATGTGTAGGATAGGTGGTAGGCTATGAAGCGGGGGCGTCAGCCTTCGTGGAGCCATCCTTGAAATACCACCCTTGGCGATATGGTGGTCTAACCGCGACCCTTGATCGGGGTCCGGGACCGCGCATGGCAGGCAGTTTGACTGGGGCGGTCGCCTCCCAAAGCGTAACGGAGGCGTACGAAGGTGGGCTCAGAGCGGTCGGAAATCGCTCGTTGCGTGCAATGGCATAAGCCCGCTTGACTGCGAGACGGACAGGTCGAGCAGAGACGAAAGTCGGTCATAGTGATCCGGTGGTCCCGCGTGGGTGGGCCATCGCTCAACGGATAAAAGGTACGCCGGGGATAACAGGCTGATGACCCCCAAGAGTCCATATCGACGGGGTCGTTTGGCACCTCGATGTCGGCTCATCACATCCTGGGGCTGGAGAAGGTCCCAAGGGTTCGGCTGTTCGCCGATTAAAGTGGTACGTGAGCTGGGTTCAGAACGTCGTGAGACAGTTCGGTCCCTATCTGCCGTGGGTGTAGGAGGTTTGAGAGGCTTTGTCCCTAGTACGAGAGGACCGGGATGAACGTACCTCTGGTGGAGCTGTTGTCGCGCCAGCGGCAGTGCAGCATAGCTATGTACGGACGGGATAACCGCTGAAGGCATCTAAGCGGGAAACCCCCCTTAAAACGAGACCTCCCTTGAGGGCCGTGGAAGACGACCACGTCGATAGGCCGGGGGTGCAAGCGCGGCGACGCGTTGAGCCGACCGGTACTAATCGCCCGATTGGCTTGATCGCTCTCGTGATCCGTGTCCGGACTGGCTCGGCAGCCGCAAGGCTGGCGAGGCCGGTGACACACGAAACAAAAAGACCCGCAGCGGATCCGCTGCATGCTTGCCGAAGAGGACGCCCGCCGTCGCAGCACCCTGCCACGGCCCAGTCCGAAAAACCTTGCGATGCGCCGGTCTGGTGGCCTGAGCGGCGTGCCCAGAACCCGATCCCATCTCGAACTCGGCCGTTAAACACGCCAGCGCCCATGGTACTGTGTCTCAAGACACGGGAGAGTCGGTCGCCGCCAGACCTGCCCATCGCAAGCCATCCGGTCCAAACCGGCATTCCCTCGACACGACACCAATCCGGCCCCCGGACACGCCGCCCACGCTCGCACAGAGCCGGCGCCCGGACCAGCCGCACACACTTGGCGCGGGGTGGAGCAGCCCGGTAGCTCGTCAGGCTCATAACCTGAAGGTCACAGGTTCAAATCCTGTCCCCGCAACCAACGTCATCTGAAAACAGCCCGCTGCGCCAACCGCGCAGCGGGCTTTTTGGTGTTCCCGTTCTGGATGCGCCGATAGGACCAGCTTGGCCAGGCGGGGATTCCTCGGCCGCGCGGCCTGCGGCGAAGGTGTCGTGGACCTGCCGCAATCGGCCTCGATAGCGTAGGGGCGCAGCGTGCGCGTCCGCCTCGTCCAGGACAGCGCCGCCCTGACGTCGGAGCCCTCTGTATGCTGACTCGCCTTGCCCTGCCCGCCCTCGTCGCAGCCCTGCTGGCCGCCGGACCGGCCGCGGCTCAGATGGCGCGCACGGAGAGCGCGAAAGAAGGGACGCCCAGCAAGGTCGTTCCCCTCAGCAAGGCCGACGTGCAGCTCTCCTTCGCCCCCGTGGTGAAGCGGGCCGCGCCCTCGGTCGTGAATGTCTACGCCTCCCACGTGGACAAGCGCTCCAGCGCCCGCACCAGCGCCATGGAGGAGTTCATGCGCCGCTTCTTCGGCGAGCCGGAGGGCGGCCGCGGCCCCCGGGGTGACCGGGCGCAGCGCTCCCTGGGTTCCGGCGTGCTGGTCGACGGCGACGGCCTCGTCATCACCAACAACCACGTCATCGACAACATGAACGAGGTGCGGATCGCCCTGGCGGACCGGCGCGAGTTCGAGGCCACGATCCTGATGCGCGACACCCGCACCGACCTGGCAGTGCTCAAGCTCAAGGAGCCGCCGAAGGGCCTCGTGCCCATGCCGTTCGGCGACGCCGATGCCCTGGAGGTCGGCGACTTCGTGATGGCGATCGGCAACCCGTTCGGCGTCGGACAGACGGTGACGCAGGGCATTGTCTCGGCGCTGGCGCGCACGCAGGTCGGCTCGGCCGACTACCAGTACTTCATCCAGACCGATGCGGCGATCAACCCGGGCAATTCCGGCGGCGCGCTGGTCGACCTGCGCGGCCAGCTCGTCGGCATCAACACCGCGATCTACTCGCAATCCGGTGGCAGTCACGGCATCGGCTTCGCGATTCCCGTAGGCATGGTCAAGGCGGTGGTCGACGCGGCCCGCGACGGGGCGAGCGTGGTGCGCCGGCCCTGGCTGGGCGCGCGGATCCAGAGCGTCACCCCCGACATCGCCGACAGCATGGGCCTCGACCATCCGACCGGCGTGCTGGTGGCGAGCCTGCAGGCCAAGAGCCCGGCCGAAGATGCGGGCCTGAAGCGCGGCGACCTGATCCTGACGGTCGATGGCCAGGAGGTCGCCGACCCGGAAGCCTTCGGCTACCGCTTCGCGCTCAAGGGCGTCCAGGGCCAGACTCGGTTCGGGATCCTGCGCGGCACGAATCGCCAGACCGTCACCGTCAAGCTGGCCTCCGCGCCGGAGACGCGCCCGCGGGACGCGCTCAAGGTGAAGACCCGCTCGCCGTTCGTGGGCGCGACGCTGGTCAACACCTCGCCGGCGGTCGCCGAGGAGATGCAGGTCGATTTCCAGACGGACGGCGTGGTGGTGCAGGCGGTGGACGAGAACTCCGTCGCGGCCCGGGTCGGGCTGCAGAAGGGCGACGTGATCGTGGCGGTCAACGGCGTGCCGATCGCGACCACCAAGGATCTCGACCGGGTCACCCGCAACAGCCTCAATTCCTGGGAGGTGGCGATCAACCGCAACGGCGAGGTCCTGACCTCGGTCTTTGGGGGCTGATCCCATGCGATCGCGGGCGGCCGGCTTGCGCCGGGGCTCAGCCCCGGTGTTGATGCGCGGATGTCCGACCTGTTCGCCTCCGCGGAATCGCCCTCCGTGCCGGATCCCGGCCGCGCCGCCGGTGCCGAGGCCGCCCGCCCCCTCGCGGACCGCCTCCGCCCGCAGAGCCTCGCCGAGGTCGTCGGCCAGGAGCACCTGACCGGGGAGGGCGGGGCGCTCACCCGCCTCCTGCGCGGACGGACGCTCGGCTCGCTGATCTTCTGGGGTCCGCCCGGCACCGGCAAGACCACGGTGGCGCGGCTGCTGGCCCAAGGCACCGACCTGCATTTCGAGCAGATCTCGGCGATCTTCTCGGGCGTGCCGGACCTGCGCAAGGTGTTCGAGGCCGCGCGCAAGCGCCGGACGGCCGGGCAGGCGACCCTGCTGTTCGTCGACGAGATCCACCGGTTCAACCGGGCGCAGCTCGACGCCTTCCTGCCGGTGATGGAGGACGGCACCGTCACGCTGGTGGGCGCCACCACCGAGAACCCCTCCTTCGAGCTCAACGCCGCGCTCCTGTCGCGGGCCCGGGTGCTGCTGTTCCGGGCGCTGGATCCCGGTGCCATCGCGCGGCTCCTGGTCCGGGCCGAGGCGCTGACGGGCCAGGCCCTGCCGCTCACCGAGGAGGCGCGCGGCGTGCTGGTCCGCATGGCCGACGGCGACGGCCGCGCCGCCCTGACCCTGGCGGAAGAGGTCTGGCGCTCGGCGCAAGCAGGCGAGACCCTGGACGCGGAAGCGTTGCAGGAGATCGTGCAGCGGCGGGCGCCGATCTACGACAAGGCGCAGGAGGGTCACTACAACCTGATCTCGGCGCTGCACAAGACCGTGCGCGGCTCGGATCCGGATGCGGCGCTCTACTATCTCTGCCGGATGCTCGATGCCGGTGAGGACCGGCTGTTCATCGCCCGCCGGCTGGTGCGCATGGCGGTGGAGGATATCGGGCTCGCCGATCCGCAGGCTTTGGTGGTGGCCAACGCCGCCAAGGACGCGTTCGACTTCCTCGGCAGCCCGGAGGGCGAGCTGGCGCTTGCCCAGGCGGCGATCTACCTCGCCTGCGCGCCGAAATCGAA from Methylobacterium sp. PvR107 encodes:
- a CDS encoding replication-associated recombination protein A gives rise to the protein MSDLFASAESPSVPDPGRAAGAEAARPLADRLRPQSLAEVVGQEHLTGEGGALTRLLRGRTLGSLIFWGPPGTGKTTVARLLAQGTDLHFEQISAIFSGVPDLRKVFEAARKRRTAGQATLLFVDEIHRFNRAQLDAFLPVMEDGTVTLVGATTENPSFELNAALLSRARVLLFRALDPGAIARLLVRAEALTGQALPLTEEARGVLVRMADGDGRAALTLAEEVWRSAQAGETLDAEALQEIVQRRAPIYDKAQEGHYNLISALHKTVRGSDPDAALYYLCRMLDAGEDRLFIARRLVRMAVEDIGLADPQALVVANAAKDAFDFLGSPEGELALAQAAIYLACAPKSNAVYTAYKAATRLAKEAGSLPPPRTILNAPTKLMKRIGYGEGYRFDHDEPDAFSGQDYWPAALGRQHLYQPTERGYETRIAERLDRWETLRKARRGEG
- a CDS encoding Do family serine endopeptidase → MLTRLALPALVAALLAAGPAAAQMARTESAKEGTPSKVVPLSKADVQLSFAPVVKRAAPSVVNVYASHVDKRSSARTSAMEEFMRRFFGEPEGGRGPRGDRAQRSLGSGVLVDGDGLVITNNHVIDNMNEVRIALADRREFEATILMRDTRTDLAVLKLKEPPKGLVPMPFGDADALEVGDFVMAIGNPFGVGQTVTQGIVSALARTQVGSADYQYFIQTDAAINPGNSGGALVDLRGQLVGINTAIYSQSGGSHGIGFAIPVGMVKAVVDAARDGASVVRRPWLGARIQSVTPDIADSMGLDHPTGVLVASLQAKSPAEDAGLKRGDLILTVDGQEVADPEAFGYRFALKGVQGQTRFGILRGTNRQTVTVKLASAPETRPRDALKVKTRSPFVGATLVNTSPAVAEEMQVDFQTDGVVVQAVDENSVAARVGLQKGDVIVAVNGVPIATTKDLDRVTRNSLNSWEVAINRNGEVLTSVFGG